Part of the Henckelia pumila isolate YLH828 chromosome 2, ASM3356847v2, whole genome shotgun sequence genome is shown below.
AAAAAAACAATACTGGGAACTAATATTCATACTTAACCTCCAATTCAATCTCAGTCCTGTGGAATTTCCACATCTCCATCGGAAATCTCCTGCTGCAAATCCTTAGGATCCTTTCCGTCGACAGTACAACCAACAGAAACGCAAGTGCCGAGAATCTCCTTGACGGTGCCAGCCAAATCCTTAGCCATGGAGCGGGACCTCATCACCTTCGCGATCTCGATAACGTCGTCCAGCGAGATATTCCCGTTGTGTTTGATGTTTTTCGTCTTCTTCCTGTCACGCTCCGGCTCCTTCAATGCCTTGATGACCAAGGCCGCGGCGGACGGGACGACGGTGACTTTAGCCTGTCGGTTTTGTACGGTGAGCTTGACGGTGACGCGGAGACCTTTCCAATCCTTGGCCGTTTCCTTGGCTATGTCTTCACCGATTTTCTTCGGAGAAAGCCCCAGCGGACCGATTTTAGGAGCAAGGGAACTAGCGGCGCCGACTTCTCCGCCGGTGACGCGGACAAATACGTCGACAACCTGCGACGGATCAAACTTCGGAGGCATTGTTCGACGAAATGAAGCGTAGGGTTTGAGTGGAAACGGAGGCACGTCGATGCCACCAAGCTGGTTATATGCTAGGGTTTAGGTAGAGTTTCCCTTCTAAGCAAAATTGGGCTCATTTCAAATGGCCCATTAATATTTTGTTCGTTTGGGTTTTGGAACAATCATCCACTGGACCTCAACTGGGCTGGGTTTACATGATCACTTGAAATTGGTGATGATTCCATCTCTTCGTGGTTCGTATCGTTGGACTCAACTTGTCAAGCTAGTGACTTACCAATTTAATGGTATTGCTTAGCAAACCCCTTACCTTTTTTAGTTATCCCAAAACATATTTTTGGTGACCAAGAGTCCATGTAATAAGGGTCTCGATGAACTAAACTACCCGTTTCTTTGTCGAAATTTGACTCGAGCTAGATTCGAGTTTTGGGATCCGTTTAGatgtttatatataaaatatttttataaaagagttttttattaaaaaaatttatgaaatgttttcaaaaatgttttaagaataaatatgtgtttgaacaactattttataaaaatattttgagatttCAAAAGAAATATTGTTCATATTTGACTTTCATAATCCATTCTAAAGACATCTAAAAATAACTcaagtgttttttaaaaattatacttggTCCTCGgagaacactttttaaaaaatatttttcaaaaatattttgcaaaaattttatccaaacacgtgctttaagtttttttcacaaataaaacactaatttttttttaaaaagtatatGTCCAAACGGAACATgggttttaattgttttttctaaaatatttatatatgataataatattatttagagGGTATATCATTGAAAGATATTATCGTTTTTTTTAGTACATGCCGCCTGCGGTTGATGTGTAACTCCGCCCACTAATTTTGATCAATCATGAGCTGCCACATCACCGGCAGTGCACTATCCTGCGGGTAGCATCTACTCAACTGTATTTAAAATTCATTTCATTTTTATCTATTCAAATCAATAAGTCAGAGATTTGAAATCCAGCGGTTTAAAACACTGCCTCAAATCAATCAATGGTTCATCCTGGAAGTTGTATAAAAAGCAGTCGTTCATTGAATACAATTTACTTTCGGAATTCAAAAACTGTTTTTGACGGTGGAATTCGTAATGTCACGAAAACTTTTATAACACACGCTTTGATGATGCAAAACAACAGTTTTCTCATGTAGGAAgattaattatgaaattaaatattttgacGTTCTCAAAAATAGTTTTTATAATTAGACCatcatttatataataaaatagatatacTCCAAGTTATATCAAACGGTCTAAATTTcttctataattttttttttcaaaaaaaatttacgaCCTTTTGAGCCATTATATTGTTGGAGCACTCCATTGAAGAAGCTTTGGAACCAATACACCAAACGGAATCAGAAGGcgttgaaatttgaaatgagcctAAAACGTTAAAAACAAAATGtcaattcttaaaaaaaaataataaaaaaaggtAATAACGCAATTGAAGAAGCTTTCGCAAAGCCGCGACTTGTTAGCCACGACTCCACTGCATATTTTTGTTATCTGGAGCCAAATAAGTCAAAATTGTCACTAACTTGGAAGTCATTCTCCCGAAAAAGATGAATGAGACTTGAATTTGGACAATACCACCAACAATTAATTCCAACAATGGTCCCAATCCCAATTTTTTTCAATGGCATCTTATGGCAAGAAAATGAAAGCCTTCAAGTAGAAGTAGAGAGAGCCATCCTCCAATCCCACGGTTCAATCAAAATAAAGTGAGAATCATTTgactatatttttttatcatattcTAATAGCAAATTTAGCCCTCTAAATTTTTGTGCTTACGTTTTTTGTCTTCTATAACTTGTTAAAATTATGTTTTATTACtgtaattttatgttttattgttTTAGTCATATTTCAATGTACCGTTGATATAATACGGAAAACTATTTATTTCACCTTGAAAATATTGGCATAACCTCG
Proteins encoded:
- the LOC140883801 gene encoding large ribosomal subunit protein uL11-like, whose translation is MPPKFDPSQVVDVFVRVTGGEVGAASSLAPKIGPLGLSPKKIGEDIAKETAKDWKGLRVTVKLTVQNRQAKVTVVPSAAALVIKALKEPERDRKKTKNIKHNGNISLDDVIEIAKVMRSRSMAKDLAGTVKEILGTCVSVGCTVDGKDPKDLQQEISDGDVEIPQD